In the genome of Nitratireductor sp. GISD-1A_MAKvit, the window TGAAACTGGTCAGGCGGGGCTGGGAAAAGGCGGCTTCCGCTTGACTCTTCTTCGCAATTCCTGTCTACAGACGCGAAATCTCCGCGACGAGTAACAACTCCGAGCAGCCGACCAGGGCGCGTTTTATTGGCAAACGATGATCCTGGAGGTCAACATCCGGCAGCGCGATGCGCCCCCGGGTGCGTTTCGGCTTTGCACGATGTTTGAAGCTCTGACGCGGATGCATTACCTCTCGCATGAACACGAATGATGCGAGACATGAGGAACGCGGATGTTTGAATCGCTTCAGGAACGCCTTGGTTCCATCCTGAATGGCCTGACGGGCCGCGGTGCGCTGTCGGAGGCGGATGTCTCTGCAGCACTGCGCGAGGTGCGTCGTGCGCTGATCGAGGCGGATGTGGCGCTCGATGTGGTGCGTTCCTTCACGGATCGCGTGCGCGAAAAGGCTGTCGGCGCCGAAGTCCTCAAGTCGATCAAGCCCGGTCAGATGGTCGTCAAGATCGTCCACGACGAGCTCATCGAGATGCTGGGCACCGAGGGCGAGACGATCGACCTCAACGCGCCAGCGCCCGTTGTCATCATGATGGTCGGTCTGCAGGGGTCCGGTAAAACCACCACGACCGGCAAGATCGCCAAGCGCCTGACCGAAAAGCAGGGCAAGAAGGTGCTGATGGCGTCGCTCGACACGCGCCGCCCCGCCGCCCAGGAACAGCTCAAGCAGATCGGCGAGCAGACCGGCGTCGCCACGCTGCCGATTATCGCTGGACAGACGCCGGTCGAGATCGCCAAGCGCGCCACGCAGGCCGCGAAACTTGGCGGACACGATGTCGTGATTCTCGACACCGCCGGCCGTACGCATATCGACGAGCCGCTGATGGTCGAGATGGCCGACATCAAGAGCGCGTCGAACCCACACGAAATCCTGCTTGTGGCCGACTCGCTCACCGGTCAGGATGCCGTCAATCTCGCCAACAACTTCAATGACCGTGTCGGCATCACCGGCCTCGTTCTGACCCGTATGGACGGTGACGGGCGTGGTGGTGCGGCGCTTTCCATGCGTGCGGTCACCGGCAAGCCGATCAAGCTGATCGGTGTTGGCGAAAAGATGGATGCGCTCGAGGAGTTCTATCCGAAGCGCATCGCCGACCGCATTCTGGGCATGGGCGATATCGTTTCGCTGGTCGAGAAAGCCTCCGAGACCATCGACGCGGAAAAGGCCGCGGCGATGGCCAAGAAGATGCAGGCCGGCAAGTTCGACCTGAACGACCTCGCCGAGCAGCTGCGTCAGATGCAGAACATGGGTGGCATGGGCGGCATCATGGGAATGATGCCCGGCATGGGCAAGATGAAGGACCAGATGGCTGCCGCCGGTCTCGATGACAAGATGTTCGGTCGCCAGATCGCCATTATCCAGTCGATGACCCCGAAAGAGCGTTCCAATCCGGAACTGCTCAAGCACAGCCGCAAGAAGCGGATTGCAGCCGGTTCGGGCACGGATTCCGCGCAGATCAACAAGCTCCTGAAAATGCATCGCCAGATGGCCGACATGATGAAGGCCATGGGCGGCAAGGGTCGCAAGGGCGGCATGATGCGTGGCCTGATGGGCGGCATGGCGCAGAAGATGGGGCTCGGTGGCATGCCGGGTGGCATGGGCGGCGGCATGCCAGACCTTTCGAAGATGGATCCCAAGCAGCTTGAAGCTTTGCAGAAGCAGGCTGAAGCCGCAGGCCTTGGCGGTGGTCTGCCCAAGGGCGGTCTTCCAAAAGGTTTGCCGGGAATGCCGGGCGGTGGTGGCTTGCCGGGTTTACCCGGCGGTCTGCCCGGTCTGCCCAAGAAAAAGTAAGGGAATCCGATGAGCGACAACACGGATCAGGCCAAGGCAAAGCTTCTCGAACTGCGCGCCTCCATCGACAACATCGATGCGGCACTCGTTCACATGCTGGCGGAGCGTTTCCGTTGTACCAAGGCCGTTGGTCACCTGAAGGCCGTTCACGATCTGCCGCCGGCTGATCCCGCTCGCGAGGAGCGTCAGATTGCGCGCCTGCGCCGGCTTGCGGACGATGCCAATCTCGATCCG includes:
- the ffh gene encoding signal recognition particle protein, which produces MFESLQERLGSILNGLTGRGALSEADVSAALREVRRALIEADVALDVVRSFTDRVREKAVGAEVLKSIKPGQMVVKIVHDELIEMLGTEGETIDLNAPAPVVIMMVGLQGSGKTTTTGKIAKRLTEKQGKKVLMASLDTRRPAAQEQLKQIGEQTGVATLPIIAGQTPVEIAKRATQAAKLGGHDVVILDTAGRTHIDEPLMVEMADIKSASNPHEILLVADSLTGQDAVNLANNFNDRVGITGLVLTRMDGDGRGGAALSMRAVTGKPIKLIGVGEKMDALEEFYPKRIADRILGMGDIVSLVEKASETIDAEKAAAMAKKMQAGKFDLNDLAEQLRQMQNMGGMGGIMGMMPGMGKMKDQMAAAGLDDKMFGRQIAIIQSMTPKERSNPELLKHSRKKRIAAGSGTDSAQINKLLKMHRQMADMMKAMGGKGRKGGMMRGLMGGMAQKMGLGGMPGGMGGGMPDLSKMDPKQLEALQKQAEAAGLGGGLPKGGLPKGLPGMPGGGGLPGLPGGLPGLPKKK
- a CDS encoding chorismate mutase, coding for MSDNTDQAKAKLLELRASIDNIDAALVHMLAERFRCTKAVGHLKAVHDLPPADPAREERQIARLRRLADDANLDPDFAETFLNFIIREVIRHHEAIAEEHGNGSARGEKV